A stretch of Synechococcus sp. MIT S9220 DNA encodes these proteins:
- a CDS encoding Rne/Rng family ribonuclease yields MPQQIVIAEQLRIAAVLSDDRVDELIVAQGRYQIGDVYLGTVENVLPGIDAAFVNIGESEKNGFIHVSDLGPLRLKKGAAGITELLEPRQKVLVQVMKEPTGTKGPRLTGNLALPGRYLVLQPSGQGVNISRRIGAEGERNRLRALGVLVKPPGAGLLVRTEAEGISEDLLIDDLESLLRQWEAIQKAAETASPPVLLNRDEDFIHRILRDHTGPDLARVVLDDAAAVDRVTSFLGQEGANVSVEAHTESDELLEHFKVNAAIRDALKPRVDLPSGGYVIIEPTEALTVIDVNSGSFTRSANARETVLWTNCEAAVEIGRQLKLRNIGGVIVVDFIDMDSRRDQLQLLEHFMTAMRDDTARPQIAQLTELGLVEMTRKRQGQNIYELFGRVSPGYEAVLPGKDLPQPQAAATGLVRSATSATSAREEVAAPADSGGGRRRRGGRGRVNGSTENKLVDPTLEATVAGESTSDATEPAGANRRQDPELVAVPMDDDQERVFGWLGLNPVLLLDPPPETDNLLVRVVRPGEDADAVLEDARQQLAASSGRRRRRGSRGGRGGARNGSTAPAPSPVSATETAEEAPLLVEITPLEVTPANDAPTASRTVAAPESQVPEPVAAAVAEPEKPAEEARPGRRRRRSSATAE; encoded by the coding sequence ATGCCCCAGCAAATCGTCATCGCCGAGCAGCTGCGCATCGCGGCGGTTCTGTCCGATGACCGTGTTGATGAGCTGATCGTGGCGCAAGGCCGCTATCAGATCGGTGACGTGTACCTCGGGACGGTGGAGAACGTGCTTCCGGGGATTGACGCCGCCTTTGTGAACATCGGTGAGAGTGAGAAAAACGGTTTCATCCATGTGAGCGACCTGGGCCCGCTGCGCCTTAAAAAAGGTGCTGCAGGGATCACTGAGCTGCTCGAACCGCGCCAGAAGGTGCTCGTTCAGGTGATGAAAGAGCCCACCGGCACCAAGGGCCCACGTCTCACCGGCAATTTGGCTCTTCCAGGCCGTTATCTGGTGTTGCAGCCCAGTGGCCAGGGCGTGAATATTTCCCGTCGTATTGGCGCCGAAGGGGAGCGCAATCGCCTCCGAGCTCTCGGGGTGCTGGTGAAACCGCCGGGTGCGGGTCTGCTCGTCCGCACGGAAGCAGAGGGCATCAGTGAAGACCTGCTCATCGACGATCTCGAATCCTTGCTGCGTCAGTGGGAAGCGATTCAAAAAGCAGCCGAAACCGCTTCGCCTCCCGTTCTGCTCAACCGGGATGAAGATTTCATCCATCGGATTCTCAGAGACCACACCGGCCCTGATCTGGCCCGCGTAGTGCTGGATGACGCCGCAGCTGTTGATCGAGTGACCAGCTTCCTGGGGCAGGAAGGGGCGAACGTTTCAGTGGAGGCACATACCGAATCCGACGAGCTGCTTGAGCACTTCAAGGTGAATGCGGCCATCCGTGATGCTCTGAAACCTCGGGTGGATCTTCCCTCCGGCGGTTACGTGATCATCGAGCCCACCGAGGCTCTCACGGTGATCGATGTGAACTCGGGCTCGTTCACCCGTTCCGCCAATGCCCGTGAAACAGTCCTCTGGACCAATTGCGAAGCAGCTGTCGAGATTGGACGGCAGTTGAAGCTCCGCAACATCGGAGGCGTGATCGTCGTCGACTTCATCGACATGGATTCCCGTCGCGATCAGCTGCAGTTGCTGGAGCATTTCATGACGGCGATGCGCGATGACACGGCGCGCCCTCAGATCGCCCAACTCACCGAGCTCGGCTTGGTTGAGATGACGCGCAAGCGTCAGGGACAGAACATTTATGAGTTGTTTGGTCGAGTCTCCCCTGGTTACGAGGCAGTGCTGCCTGGCAAGGATCTTCCTCAGCCTCAAGCTGCCGCCACAGGTCTGGTGAGATCGGCGACATCGGCGACATCGGCGCGTGAGGAAGTCGCGGCTCCTGCTGACTCAGGAGGCGGCCGCCGCCGACGTGGTGGCCGCGGCCGGGTGAATGGATCCACGGAGAACAAGCTGGTGGATCCGACCCTTGAGGCGACGGTGGCCGGTGAATCCACATCGGATGCCACCGAGCCCGCAGGCGCCAACCGCCGTCAGGATCCTGAACTGGTCGCTGTCCCGATGGACGATGACCAGGAAAGGGTCTTTGGCTGGTTGGGACTGAATCCAGTGCTTCTGTTGGATCCACCTCCTGAAACTGACAACCTGCTCGTACGGGTGGTGCGACCTGGAGAAGATGCCGACGCGGTCTTGGAAGATGCACGTCAGCAGCTGGCGGCCAGTTCAGGTCGCCGCCGTCGCCGTGGCTCCCGCGGAGGTCGAGGTGGAGCACGCAATGGCTCAACCGCTCCCGCACCTTCGCCTGTGTCGGCCACGGAAACTGCTGAAGAGGCGCCACTGCTGGTTGAGATCACTCCATTGGAGGTCACTCCTGCCAACGACGCTCCGACAGCGTCGCGAACGGTTGCTGCTCCTGAGTCACAGGTTCCTGAACCCGTTGCAGCAGCAGTTGCCGAGCCTGAGAAGCCGGCTGAAGAGGCCCGCCCTGGCCGTCGTCGTCGTCGCTCTTCCGCCACCGCCGAGTGA
- a CDS encoding ribonuclease HII, whose product MIAGVDEVGRGCWFGPVFAAAVCLTDSAANALSDLGLTDSKALSPKRRAALVPEIEARATSWALGQAAARDVDAKGIRVATELAMLRALQKLPQVPELVLVDGVLPLRPWTGPQRTIVRGDSSEASIAAASVLAKEARDALIRRLARRFPGYALERHAGYGTAQHRAALLASGATPMHRHTFLTKVFARV is encoded by the coding sequence GTGATTGCTGGTGTCGATGAGGTTGGCCGTGGATGCTGGTTCGGGCCTGTCTTCGCTGCCGCGGTCTGCCTGACGGATTCTGCTGCGAATGCACTCTCCGATCTCGGCCTGACGGACAGCAAAGCCCTCTCCCCCAAGCGCAGAGCTGCGCTGGTTCCCGAGATTGAAGCTCGAGCCACCAGTTGGGCCCTGGGCCAAGCGGCTGCGCGTGATGTGGATGCGAAGGGGATCAGGGTGGCGACGGAACTCGCCATGCTCCGCGCTCTTCAAAAACTCCCCCAGGTTCCAGAGTTGGTGCTGGTGGATGGGGTATTGCCCCTACGCCCCTGGACAGGCCCTCAGCGCACCATTGTGCGTGGTGACAGCAGTGAAGCCTCGATTGCTGCCGCCAGCGTGCTGGCAAAGGAAGCTCGCGATGCCTTGATCCGTCGCCTGGCTCGACGTTTCCCTGGCTATGCCCTGGAACGCCATGCCGGATACGGTACCGCTCAACATCGAGCGGCCCTGCTGGCTTCAGGTGCCACTCCGATGCATCGTCACACCTTCCTCACCAAGGTGTTCGCCAGGGTCTGA
- a CDS encoding DUF1997 domain-containing protein, giving the protein MTLAFRASQHLDLPVANQTQPLRSYLQQEDRVIKALLDARQLDRIGPGRYRYTVTTLQVFQLQVCPVVSLKIEPGDGTISIQATDATLEGLGLVDDFQLSLEAQLQVTDHGLQGEAKLGVNVSQPPLLKLIPKRVLESTGESILNGILMTIKGRVGRQLVRDFQDWALQSPAEDTPGSDRRSDPGEHLGEEGVTMHRSGT; this is encoded by the coding sequence ATGACCCTTGCCTTCCGCGCCAGTCAGCATCTCGATCTGCCGGTCGCCAACCAGACCCAGCCCCTACGCAGCTACCTGCAACAGGAAGACCGAGTCATCAAAGCTCTTCTGGATGCGCGTCAGCTCGACAGGATCGGTCCAGGTCGTTACCGGTACACGGTCACCACACTTCAGGTGTTTCAACTGCAGGTCTGTCCTGTCGTATCCCTGAAAATCGAGCCGGGTGATGGAACGATCTCCATCCAGGCAACTGACGCCACGCTTGAAGGGCTTGGGCTTGTGGATGATTTCCAGCTGAGCCTGGAAGCACAACTGCAAGTGACGGATCACGGCTTGCAGGGCGAGGCCAAACTGGGAGTGAACGTCAGTCAGCCACCACTGCTGAAGCTGATTCCCAAACGGGTTCTGGAAAGCACCGGCGAGTCGATCCTGAACGGCATCCTGATGACAATCAAAGGTCGGGTCGGGCGACAGCTGGTGCGTGATTTTCAGGACTGGGCACTGCAATCACCAGCTGAGGACACACCAGGTTCAGATCGGCGCTCAGACCCTGGCGAACACCTTGGTGAGGAAGGTGTGACGATGCATCGGAGTGGCACCTGA
- the pheA gene encoding prephenate dehydratase, with amino-acid sequence MPIRMAFLGPKGTYGERAAKEMIRLEQISDAELVACTGLRSVVDHVADGRCEAAVVPVENSVEGGVTASLDALWSHPDLCIRRALVLPIRHALLSSGSIESVTEVLSHPQALAQCSGWLATHLPQALQLPTTSTAEAARMVKGSRFRAAIADRSVGELQGLEELAFPVNDVVGNRTRFLLLQRGERLRGGQLASLAFSLHRNAPGALIEALQAIAGLGLNMSRIESRPSKRELGEYVFFVDVELPTSGADVVLTKLQTLLSPLCEHLADFGAYPSSEFN; translated from the coding sequence ATGCCGATTCGGATGGCGTTTCTAGGGCCGAAAGGCACTTATGGCGAGCGAGCGGCCAAAGAGATGATCCGGCTCGAACAGATCAGTGATGCTGAGTTGGTTGCATGCACTGGGCTGCGTTCAGTGGTCGACCACGTGGCGGATGGTCGTTGTGAGGCTGCTGTGGTGCCCGTTGAGAACTCTGTGGAGGGTGGTGTCACGGCCAGTCTTGACGCTCTCTGGTCTCATCCCGATCTGTGCATTCGACGCGCTTTGGTTCTGCCGATCCGCCACGCCCTGCTCAGTAGTGGTTCGATTGAGAGCGTCACGGAGGTGCTGTCTCACCCCCAGGCACTGGCGCAATGCAGTGGCTGGCTGGCAACCCACTTGCCGCAGGCGCTGCAACTGCCGACCACATCCACTGCGGAAGCAGCGCGGATGGTGAAGGGCAGCCGTTTCAGAGCAGCGATTGCAGATCGGTCCGTTGGCGAACTGCAGGGTCTCGAGGAACTGGCGTTCCCGGTGAATGATGTTGTGGGCAACAGAACCCGCTTTCTGCTGCTCCAACGCGGCGAGCGTCTGCGCGGAGGTCAGCTCGCCAGCCTGGCGTTCTCTCTGCATCGCAATGCTCCTGGGGCCTTGATTGAAGCTCTGCAGGCGATTGCTGGCCTGGGCCTCAATATGAGCAGGATCGAGTCGAGACCGTCGAAACGTGAATTAGGTGAGTATGTGTTCTTTGTGGATGTGGAGTTGCCAACATCCGGCGCGGATGTCGTCCTGACAAAACTCCAGACCCTTTTGAGCCCTCTGTGTGAGCATCTGGCTGATTTCGGCGCTTATCCCAGTTCCGAATTCAACTAA